The Leptospira noumeaensis genome includes the window TGCTAAAACAAAACAAATCAACTAAAAACCAAATATGGGAATGTTGGAAATGATCCTTGGTAAAAAAATATTCCAAAAAAGGAAGAAGTTCTAACTCTTTTGTTTTTATTTTTTCTGTGAGATAATATTGAATGGGTGCTAAAAAAATCAGTCCAAAAATCGTAGGTACCAAAACTCTTTTGAATCTTGCTTCCAAATAAAACAAAGATCCTTTTTTTTCCCAGACCATAGCGGAAAAAAAACCGGAAATCATATAAAACATAGGCATCCGATAACTGTGGATCCAATAACAAAAGTAGGATAGAACATCACTCCTGTTTGTATCCTGAATGGCATATTTGATATCCGAAGAATACACAATGGCTGCATGGAACACAATTCCAAGTAAGAGTGCAAAGGATCGTAAATTATCTAGGTAAACCAATCTTCCCATTCTTACAACTTTTCCTTGACGAAGAGAAAAAAACAGATTTTTTTAAACTATGACGGAAAGTCCCTCGGATTCATTTTTCTCCGATGTGAGTGATGAAGAAATTGCTCGAGAAAGAAGAAAAGCAAAAGAGTTAAAAGCCAGTGCCTGGTGGAAGAACAAACGTTCTTCTGGGATTTGTCATTACTGCGGAAAAAAATTTAAAGTAGATGAACTTACGATGGACCACCTAATTCCAATCATACGAGGAGGAAAATCAGTGAAAGCTAATTTAGTTCCTGCTTGTAAAGAATGTAATTTCAAAAAAAAACACAGCTTACCTTTTGAGAAGGAGTTCTTTTCCTAATGGACATGAAGGATTTAGGATTTCAAGGAGATGACTTTCTTCCATCCAGAGTCACAGAAGAAATTGATCTTGTAGATGAGAAGGGAAACAACTACCAGTGGGAAGTGTTTTATTCCTTTTCACAAATGGGAAATGATTATCTTGTTTTCCTTCCTTCCACAGAAGCGGAATTTCAATTTGTCAATGTTGAAATTGATGATCCTGATTCCGATGTCCCCGGATACATTGTTATGCGAATTGGACAAGATGAATCCGGAGAGGAAATTTTAGAAGAAATTCTGGATGACGACGAATTAGAAGAAATTCGTGAATATGTGGAAGATGAAATTGGGATTGTTGGACAATTTCTCAACCGGGAGGAATGACAAGAGTTTCCCCTTTACTCACCACTTCTGATTTTTGATTGGTCCAAACAATTTTCATTTTCACAGCTTTCAATCTTTCTACTTTTTCCACAACTTCCACAGAACATGTGATTGTATCTCCAAAATATACTGGTTTACGAAACTTAGTTGTGGTTTCTAAAGCAACTGTTCCAAGTCCAGGTAGTTTCATCCCAAGAACTGGTGCCAGTAAAGAAGCAGCAAGACCTCCATGAGCAATCCTTGTTCCAAAGTTTGTTGTTTTTGCATACTCTTCATCGACATGAAGTGGATTAAAATCTCCACTGATCCCTGCAAATAAATACACATCTGTTTCCGTAATGGTTTTGCTAAAGGATGCAGAATCTCCTATTTGGATTTCTAAAAAACTTTTACCCTTTTGGTACATTTGAATTTTCCTTGATAATTACTTTTTTAGGCGAAAAGGCAAAGTGGTAAAATACACCTTCGTTTGGATTAAAAGAACATTCTACCTCGCGGCCATTCATCTGACTACATAATGAAAAAATAACGGAGAGCCCAATGGATTCCGCTTTTCTAAAATTTAACCCTGGAGGAAATCCCACTCCGTTATCTCTGTATTTTAATTCATAATTGAAATTATCCGTGACAATAAAATCAATTTTGATCAAAGCATCTGGTTTGCCACCGACAAATGCATGTCGAAAACTATTGGTCAACATCTCCGTGATCATAAGTCCCATAGGAATCGCATCCACAATATTAAATTCCAATTTTTGGATATCTAGTTCGATGCTAATATCTGTTCTCATATACATGAGTTTAATATTTTCAACAAGACTTGTGATATAATCCACAGAACTAAGTCCAGATAAGTTTTTACTACTGTATAATTTTTCGTGAACAAGAGCAATGGCTTTGATCCGAACAATACTTTGTTCCAAAATATCAGCAGTTTCTCTTGGAGAGGAATAAACTTGTAGCTGTAAAAAAGAAATAATAACCGCTAAATTATTTTTTACTCGGTGGTGGACTTCTGTGAGTAAGGTTTCGTTTTCTTTCAGTGACCGTTCGAGTTTGGATTGGTTTTCCATATAACTCGTCATATCGGTAATGACAGCTACCGCTTTATTGGCACTACCTTCATTACTTGGTATAAAAAGTCGATGTTCTAACGCCCAGTTAATATGACCATCTAACTTTCGAATGCGATACAAAAGACCGGTATGATTCTCTTTTAGTTGGTTCATCCAGATATTAGTCATCCGGTCTCTGTCGAGTTCATGGACTCTTTCCATCAGTAGTTGCGGGTGGGTGAGGATTTCTTTTGTAGGAATGTCAAAAAGTCTGGATACTTGTTCACTCAGAAAATCAATTTTCCAAGTATCTAAATTGAAAACGATGACAGCATCTTCAATCCTTTCTAAAATCACTTGGAAAAGTTGGTCGGATTCTATTTTCTCAAAGAGTACCCTTTTTTGTCTGCGTAATTCACGAACGAGGAGGACAAAGATAATCGCAGCAGAGAGAGTGACAAATCCCCAACCTTTCAGACTTTGGAACTCACGAATGTCTTCGGTGGAGGCGAAGATTAGAGAAATCGCATAGTCTGAAAAGTAAATCCAGATGTAGCCGAATAACAAATAAAAAAATGCAATTCGGCCAGCTGCTTTCATTGACTATAAGAGATCCTGCAGAGACCCGAAACGCAAATGTACTGATTCCTCAATGGTTTTCCCCAACTGAGAATAATACTTCCACAACGTTTCTAATTGCGAAGGAACATAGTTTGAAAGTCGAGTGAAAGACATGAGATATTTCCCCACAAGATAATACGAAAGTAACTTTCGATCCATCAATTTTTCATCCGAAGAATAGTATTCTGTAGATTTATGGGTGTCAATTTCTGACAAAGAAAGGATCACAAAAACAGATAAAACGTCAGCAAAAGCAAATTCAACTGACTGCTGTTTTTTTCTGTTTGGTTCGCCGTCCATTGTTACAATGATATCAAACAGTACGTTTTGGATCTGATCAGAAAGTCCAGATTCATTGGTAATTTTCGAAAATTCCTTTTGAAACTTTTCTTTTCCAGGATATAAGGAAGAAATAATAGAACGTTGGATTTCGCTAGTTCCCCCTCCAATGGTGCCTAATTTTACATCTCTATAAAATCGTTCCACAGAGTATTCTTTCATGTACCCATACCCACCAAAAAGTTGGACAGAATCCTTTGCCACATCTTCTGCAATTTCAGAAGAGATGAGTTTTCCCAAACTGCTTTCTAAAGGCGAAGCAATGCCTCGATCTTTTCTTTCTGCAACCCAATAAATCAGCCTTCTTGCTGCTTGGATGTAAACCCAGTTACGAACTAAAATATCACGCATTCCATAAAAGTTAGAAATCGGTTTTCCAAATTGAACTCTTTCATTCGCATAACGAAGCCCTTTACGAAAACAAAATTCCATAGCACCGGCAAGACCCGCTACAAAAACGGTTCTTTCCCATTCTAGGGTTTCTTTTCCAATTCGCATAAACCCAGTATTGATTGGCCCAAGTAAATTTTCTTTGGGGATCACCATATCTTCGAACACTAGTTCGGCGGTCATAGAAGTATGATGCCCTAATTTTTTTAGAACCTTACTTACTTTAAACCCAGGAGTATTATTTTCTACGATAAAGGCAGAAATACCCATTGGCCCTCTTCCTTTTTCAGAAGTCCTAGCCATGACAACAAACACTTGTCCTACGGGGCCATTGGTGATGTACATCTTTGTACCGTTTAATTTCCAACCACCTTCTACTTCTTCTGCTTTTGTCAATAGAGAAGCTGCATCCGATCCAGAAGCTGGTTCTGTCAGTGCAAAACCAGCCATCCATTCCCCAGTAGAAAGTTTCGGAAGGTATTTAGATTTTTGTTCCTTTGTGCCTTGGAAAACAATCGGTATGGTTCCTATGACTAAATGGGCAACCCAAGAGAGCCCCATTCCACCATCTAACGAACCAGATGCGAATGCATCAGTGGCAATAGAACATTGTAAACAACTGGCTCCTTCACCGCCATATTCGGAAGGGATGGTAAGCCCAGTGAGGCCTGCCTTACTAAACTCTTTCCACAATTCGTCTGACCAAATTTCTTTTTCATCACGTTCTTCCGCAGACGGAAACACTTTGTCTTCCGAAAATTGAAATACAGTATTGTAAAAACTTCTTTCCTCCTCATTTAGATAGGGATTCAGTTTCGGGTGTATCATTGGTAAATTCCTTCAATTTGTTTTGAAAATACATCCGAAATGACATTTCGCTTCATTTTCAAAGTTCTTGTCATTTCGACGTCGGGATCAAAGGGACGAGGTACCACATAAAAATTGTTAGCTGGCACTGTTTCGAATCCTTTGAATCCGTTTTCTCTAGATATAATTCGTGAAATCTCAGCTCGGTACAATTCCCGAACTTTTGGATTTGAATTCCATTCTCCAGCTTTTTCCTTGGAAATTCCTGGGATTTTGGATTCTACTGCTTCGAAGTTTGGCACAATGAGTGCGCCGAGAGTTTTTTTATCATGACCCACAACCATCACTTGGTCGATGAAAGGTGAAGTTAAAAGTTTGTCTTCGATTGGGATTGGTTCTACGTTTTCTCCACCTATCAGTGCAATGGTATCTTTGGATCGACCGGCAAACACTAGTTCACCTCTATGAGAAATCATCATCAGATCTCCCGTATCAAAAAATCCTTCGGAATCAAATACAACTTGGTTGAGTTCAGGTCGTTTATAGTAACCTTTTAGAATTTGTTTGGATTTGATCCAGAGTGTTCCTTTGGCACCAACTTCGGTTACAATCTTACCTGTATCATCTTTCAATCGAATTTGATATCCAGCAATGGGAATACCAACTGTTCCTTTGGTGGGTTTGGTATTGGAACGAATGGAAACAACAGCAGAAGTTTCAGTCATTCCATATCCTTCTAGAACTTTGAGTCCAATGGCAGATAAAAATCCATCCACAACACTGGGTAGTGCAGAACCTGCAGAAATACAAATTCGGATTCGACCACCAAGAGCTTTATGTATCGCAGAAAAGATTTTAACACTAATGAGTTTTAATGGAGACAAAAGTAACAAAATAAAAAGTGCATAGGTTCTTTTGATCAGTGAAACCAATATATTTGGTTTTTTGATTTCAAATTCAAAACCAAAACACATCGCATAATAATGAGCCCAAGTGGAACCTAGTTTCAAAAAGAAATGGAATAATTTTTCTTTGAACCCACCTTCTTTGGCAACTTTCGCAATGATTCCATTGTACACAGATTCCCAAATCCTGGGAACAGAAGGAAATATAGTAGGTCTAAAATCTCTTAAATCATCTTTGAGTGATGACATGTTAGAAACTAAAAAATCCAATCCAAGAAAAATCCCTGCATATTCAATGGCTCTTTCAAAAGCATGCCATGGAGGAAGTAAACTCACTGCATTGTCATTGGAATTCATATCCAATCGTGAAATTGTATTTTGAATCGCAGTGATCCAACCTTTTTGGGACAACATCACTCCTTTCGGATTTCCAGTAGTTCCTGAAGTATAAATCAATGTGGCGAGAGAATCCGGATCTGTTTGTTTGATTCTTGATTCTAACGTTTGTTTGCCGATCTGACTCCATTTTTCTTTTCCTTTGGTAGCCAGTGCCAAAATGGAATTTTCACCTTCATACAAATTTCCTTGGTCTGTTTCCAAAATAAAAATTTGTTTTAGATGAGGAAGTTCACCAATTAGGTCATCGATCCGTTTTTTATCCTTTGGTTTTTGCACCACGAGGTATTTGGCTTCTGAGTGGTTTAAAATATAGAGAATCTCTTCTCGAACAATGTCAGTTCCACGGGGCACCACCACGGCACCAGAGACCAAAATGGCCATATCAGTTCGTAGCCAGTTGACAGTGGCATCGCAGAAAAATCCAATCCGGTCTCCCACCTCTACGCCGAGATCGATGAAACCAAGAGTCAAGTGGTCGACAAACTGCTTCAAATCTCCAAAACTGATCCCAGGAAATTCGCTGGCAGAGTTTCGTTTCCGAAAGGAAACTTTATTTGGCAGAGTTTCTGCAACATGAGCTAGGGCTTGGTAGAGGTTTTCGTAGTTTTGGGTCATTGGTTTTTGCCTTTTCGTAAGAAACTTTTACGGAAATGTAGGGTGTATAAAAAACCACTGTTCGTTTTTTGCAAGTTTTTTCTTATTTTTGACAAACTTTTCAGATAGGTAGGGCATAATTATGTTCTTTTGGATTCACGACGGGCGGATTTTACCGACAGCCCCACCCATTCCCTCAGACCGGGTGCATAAAATCCATCCCGGGAGCAAAAGTTCCCCCATTTCGGCTGAAGAGACCGAATCCCAAAACCCGCAATCCTCGTCTTTTTTACACCGTTCCCCCAGAGATGTTTATCAGGAATCGGCTGGGCCTACAGAGAAAACCGTCTACTTTCTCCGCGAAATCATGTCGGCTCCAACTCACACCCTTCCCTCCACCGAAACCATAGCCCGATGTCTGGATTTTATGTTAGAAAAACGGATCCGCCATCTCCCCATCACGGATACTCACGGAACCCTCGTAGGATTTGTATCCGACAGAGACATTTTAGAAAAAAGTAAATCCTATGAAAGGGACTGGCCTGTTTCCGATATCATGACCAAACGAGTATTAGTTGGATCTATGAATTCAGAAATTCGAGGAGTGACGAAAGTTCTTTTGGAAGAAAGAATTGGATGTATTCCTGTCGTAGATGACGATAATCATCCTATTGGTATCGTCACAAGATCGGACTTACTCCGTTTGTTACTTAAGTATCCAAATTTGAACATCATTGTTTAAGGAAATTTATGATCTGGGATTTATTTGTTCTTATCTTTTATTTTATGATCGTTTTTTACTTTGGATTTCATTTTGCGAAAAACACAGAAAAAGAAGAAGACTTTTACTTAGCTAAAAAAGAAATCCATTGGATTTTTCTTTTGTTGTCTCTTGTGGCAACGGAAACTTCCAGTTTAACTTTTTTAAGTATACCTTCATTATCTTTCAAAGGTGATTACCGGTTCTTAGAAATTGCCTTTGGATATTTGATTGGAAGAACAATTGTTGCTTTGTATTTGTTGCCATCTTATTTTTCAGGAAATACCATTTCAGTTTATGAATATATAGGAAACCGATTAGGAAAATCTCCTCAAAAAACCATGTCTTTCGTTTTTACCATCTCTCGTTTGCTCGGTGATGGAATTAGGTTGTACATTAGTTCCTTACCAATTGCTTTTCTATTGGAAAGGATGGGACTTAAACTTTCGCCCGAAGTTTTAGGAATGATTGCCCTCACCACACTCAGCATTGTCACCATCATTTATTCAGTAGTGGGAGGATTTCGAGCCATCGTTTTTACAGATGTACTCCAATGGTTTATTTATATCTTAGGTGGGATTTTTGCTTTGGGACTTCTTGTTTACAAATTAGAAATTCCGCTCCAAGAAGGAATGTCTAAACTCCAAACTTTAGGGAAGTGGAATTTATTTGTATGGGATTACCTAGCCAGTGGTGATAATAGTTATTTTTTCGTCTTTGCTCTGATAGGTGGAGCTTTTATTTCTATTGGTTCTCACGGGACAGACCTTATGCTCGTACAAAGAGTCATTGCTACCAAAAATTTACTCTCTGGTCAAAAGATTCTAATTGGAAGTGGGATTGTTGTGATTCTACAATTCATTCTTTTTCTATTGATTGGATCTCTACTTTATCTTTTTTACCAAGGCCAATCCATCACTCCTGACAAAGTCTTTAGCCAATTCATTGTGAATGAAGTTCCGTCCCCACTTCTCGGAATCCTTGTCGCGGCCATCCTTGCCAGTGCCATGTCGACTCTCAGTTCCACCATCAACTCCCTTTCTCTTACCTGGGCACGTGATTGGGGAATGGACAAATGGTTTTCTCCCAAATCCCTATCCTTATTTTTTGGAGTCACATTATTTGTTTCTAGCCTCATCCCCTACTTTCTCATTCAAACTTGGGAAAAGGGATTATTAGAAATGGGTCTCACCATCTTCTCTTATACACTGGGGCCTTCCATTGCTGTGTTCTTTTTAGCGAAAATAAAAAGAGACCTGCCTGTTTCCGGTGGAGTTTTTTCGGGATTTTTTCTCACAAGTATCTTAACCACTGTGGCCATTGGAGTGGGATTCAAAATTTCCTTTACCCTCCTCATCCCCATCGGTTTTGGAACTTTGATTTTTCTTGTTCAAATTTCTCGATTCTTCTATAAAAAAAATTGACAGAATGACTCCTATTAGTTCGTCTAAAACTTAAGAATGAAATTGTCTGCTAACATCCAGTTGCTCCTCCTCCTCGAACTAGTATAGATCGAGGGAGACAGTGCTGTGTGACAAAGCCCACTCCCATCCGGGAAGCGGGCTTTTTTTATGTTTGCTCCTCCCGGCGTTAGTGGCTGCGGATTCGGAGGAACCATGAAACCAAAACAAATCAAAATCCAAGACGTTACCTTAAGGGACGGAAACCAAGCATTACGAAAACCTTGGACATTAGAGGAAAAAATCGAAGTCTTCGATTTGCTTGTTGCATTGAATGTCGATGGGATCGAAGTGGGATTCCCTTCTTCCAATGAAACAGAGTTTGAGGCAAGTAAAACCTTAGCAAAACGAGCACCTGCTGGTATGCCCATTGCCGGACTTTCTCGTGCCAATGAAACAGAAATCAGTAAAACTTGGGAGGCCATCCAATTTGCTAACAGACCGAGAATGCACATTGTATTTCCTGTAAGTGATTTTTCGATCCGTCATGTTTTGAAAATATCCGAACAAGAAGTTATTAGAAAAATTCATAATTCCGTTTCGTTTGCAAGATCCATTGTAGGACCGGATGTGGAGATTCAATTTTCTGGAGAACATTTTGGTGATGCCATTGAAAACTTTGCGTTCACAAAGGAAGCATTCCTTGCAGCAATCCAAGCGGGTGCAAACATCATTAACTTACCGAACACAGTAGAAAGATACCGCCCCATGGTTTTTGTCAATATGGTGAAAGAGATGAAAGATTTTATTGGAGAACGGGCCAAGGTCTCAGTTCACACTCATAATGATTTGGGAATGGCGACGGCTACGTCCGTAGAATGTGTGTATGTTGGTGCGGAACAAATTGAAGTGGCTCTTAATGGTTTAGGGGAAAGGGCGGGAAATACAAACTTGTATGAAACTGTCATCGCATTACACCAAAATGGCGAAACCTTAGGAATCAATTTCGATAGAATTTATCCAACAGCCAAACGAATTGCAGAGATGACAGGGATTCCCATTGGTGAAAAAACTCCGATCATTGGGGAAGATATTTTTTCACATAGATCGGGAATCCACCAAGATGGAGTTGCGAAGACAATCAAACAAACCAAAGGTGCTTACCGAACTTTTTCTCCTGAATTTGTGGGAAGAAATGATTCAGAAACCATTTCTTTTACTAACCAATCAGGTCATAGAGCCATCCAATTTTTGTTAGAAAAACGAGGAATCAAAGTTCCCGCAGAAGAAATCCACCGTTTGTTTGAAATAGCCAAAACAATCTCATCCAAAGAAAACAACAGAGAAATCACCGAAGCGGAGTTAGTGGATTTAGCGAGCAATTTGACGGTTTCCCTCTGAACAAGAGGGAGTTTCGTCCAGAGAATCTCTAGAGTTATTTCTCGCGAATCATTGACAAATCTTTGTCAATCTGCCATAATTTTGTTTGGTTTTTCCGGAGGTATTATGGCAGAGACTCTCATCAAACAGGCGAGAATTTTTGATGGAAGCACTAATTCATCTTTTGTAGGTGATGTGCGAATCAAAGACGGAATGGTTCAAACGATTTCTAAAACAGAATTGAATCCTAATTCTGGAGAAACCGTAGTTGATGCCAAAGGACTTTGGCTCACACCTGGATTTATAGATTTTCATACTCATTATGATGCAGAGATTGAAATGGCACCAGATCTTTCTGAGTCGGTTCGTCATGGAGTCACAACCATTTCCCTTGGAAGTTGTTCTCTTAGTTTAGCTGTAGGAGATCCGACAGATCTTGCTGATATGTTCAGCCGAGTGGAAGCCATTCCCAGAAAGAATGTGTTATCCATTTTAGAGAGTAAAAAAAATTGGAACTCCGCTACTGAATATAAAAACCATTTAAACAATATGCCACTTGGCCCCAATGTCACATCGTTTGCAGGTCACTCTGCCATCCGCGCTCATGTGATGGGACTTGAACGTTCCTTAACGAAGGGAGAAAATCCCACAAAACAAGAGTTAGAAAAAATGAACCAACATCTAGAAGAAGCACTAGATGCTGGTTTTATGGGTTTATCTATCAATACTTTAGTATGGGATAAAATGGATGGATCAAGATTTAGATCAAGACCTCTTCCTTCCACTTATGCAAAATGGAGCGAATATGAATATCTAAACAAAACCTTAAGAAAAAGAGGAAAAATCTTTCAAGGGGTTCCAAACGTTTCTACCAAAATTAATGTTTTGATGTTTCTCAAAGAAGCCTTTGGTATTTTTCGTAAACCTCTAAAAACCACAGTTATCTCTTTAATGGATGTTAAGTTTGATCCGGGTTTGTACAAACTTCTTAATATCATTGGTCGCATCACAAATACAATCTTTCGATCTGATTTTAAATTCCAAGCCCTTCCTGAACCATTCGATTTGTATGCCGATGGAATGGATGTGGTTGTGTTTGAAGAATTTGCTGCCGGTGCCAAAGCCAATCATATCGAAGATGAGTTGGAAAGAAAACAACTGATGAAAGACCCAAATTACCGCTCTTGGTTCAAACGCCAATGGACAAATTGGTTTTTGCCGCGTGTATTTCATAGAAACTTCAAAGAAACAAAAATTGTGGATGCTCCAGACAAATCGTTAATTGGAAAATCAATTGATGATGTTGCCAAAGAAAAAGGTGTACATTCTGTAACTGCGTTTTTAGATCTTGTATCGGAACATGGAAACAAAGTGCGTTGGTACACAGTGATGGCCAATCATAGAAAAGAACCGTTACAAAAGATAGTCTCTTATCCAGACATTCTTATTGGTTTTTCCGATGCTGGTGCTCACTTACGTGGGATGGCACATTATAACTTTCCCCTTCGGATGTTAAAACTTGTCAGAGATGCGGAACTAGAAAATAAACCTTTTATGAGTATGGAAAGAGCTGTCCACCGACTAACAGGAGAAATTGGAGATTGGTTTGGAATCGATGCGGGTTATATCAAAGAAGGAAAAAGAGCAGACCTCGTTCTTATCGATCCAACAAAACTAGACGACTCACTTGCGAAAGATGTAGAAGCACCCATGCCATTTATGGAAGACTTCAAACGTTGGGTTCGCCGTAACGATGAAACAGTAAAAAAAGTTTTTATCAATGGAAAACTTGCTGTCGACCAAGGAAAACCAGTTCCAAACCTCGGAAAGGAAAAAGGATACGGTAGTTTTCTCGCCTCCACCATCGGCAGATAAAAAATATTTCCAGTCGGATACGAGTGCGAAATTCGTCTAAGTATCCGACATGGAAATTTCTAAAAAATTCATAACATCTCTCGTTTTCCTGGGGCTAACCTTTAGTTTTACCCAGTGTTCCTCTGCCAAAGGAATGAAAAGAGAAAGTCAGAAAGATTTTTCATACGATGAAGCAGAACGTTTTGCTCCATCGGTGGCTGCGGCGCCTAAGGCAACTCCTTCGGCGGAGATTTCACAAAATACATCAAAACCAATTAAACGAATGATGGTGTATTCTGTGAATGTCAATTTACAATCCAAAGAAATTGAATCCAAAGTCACAGAAGTAATCAAACTTGCCGAGTCATTCGGAGGTTATGCACTCCAATACAGTTCGAATGGAAGTGTGAACTTAAAAATTCCTGCAGAAAAACTAAAACAGTTTTTATTTACCTTACGAAACCAATCACAAAATTATTCAGAGGAAGTTTCTGCTCAAGATGTAACAGAAGATTTTACTGATACAGAAATCCGTATGGAGAATGCTCTCAAAATGCGGATCCGACTTTTAGAAATATTAAAAACGGCGAAAACACTGGAAGAAACTTTGAAAGTGGAAGCGGAATTGAACAAAGTATCCGAATCCATCGAGAGATTTGAAGGAAGATTAAAATATCTTTCGAATGCAATCCAACTCTCTTCAGTGCATGTACAAGTTCGCCAAAAATGGGAACCTACCGTACAAAAAGAATACAAACCTGGTCCGCTAGGGTTACCTTTTTATTATCTCTATGTAGGTCTTGGAAAAGTGAAAGATGGAGTTCTTTGGCTTTTTGTCCAAGAAATTCCTAAGGAAAAAACAGAAATCCCTGAATAAAAATCCAATCAAATTGAACCTAGCTTAATTTAACCTAACTTCTATTAAATTAAGCTAATGGTAACGAACAGAACGTATCTCAACTTTAATTTTTGATGATACGTTCTGCGGAAACGATCATTTGTGATTTCATCCTTTCAATCACTTTACGATCTTTGGTTAAAGCATACAACCTGAGCCCACCCAGATAACTCATGTACAATTCATAACTGAGAGCCCTCACTTGGTCAGAACGTAAATTTGGAGCAAAGTTTAAAATACAAGTTTCCACAGTTTCCAAAACATGGTGGACGGCTTTATTTCTATACGAATCAAATTGACTCAAATGAGAAATTTCACCAGAAAATAGGGCAATGGGGCAATCCTTTCTAGAAGTATTCCTTTGGTTCCTAACAATGAAGTTGACCCATTTTTCGATGAAGTCAGACATATCACTGGCTTTGGCTAGAACCTTTAGCATCACAACACGTTGTTGTTCGGAAAGATAATTTAAATATTCAAACCCAATATCATCCTTTGATGGGAAATGATCGTAGAGAGTTTTTTTATAGGCGCCGGCCTTTTCTAAGATCTCGGCAATCCCTGTGGCTTGGAATCCTTTTTCGCGAAACAAAGCAAAGGAACTTTCTAAGATTTTTTGTTTGGGTTTCAAAATAGACACACTCCCGAAATTTCCTTTTATAAAATTTTAATTAGAATCACTTT containing:
- a CDS encoding acyl-CoA dehydrogenase family protein; this translates as MIHPKLNPYLNEEERSFYNTVFQFSEDKVFPSAEERDEKEIWSDELWKEFSKAGLTGLTIPSEYGGEGASCLQCSIATDAFASGSLDGGMGLSWVAHLVIGTIPIVFQGTKEQKSKYLPKLSTGEWMAGFALTEPASGSDAASLLTKAEEVEGGWKLNGTKMYITNGPVGQVFVVMARTSEKGRGPMGISAFIVENNTPGFKVSKVLKKLGHHTSMTAELVFEDMVIPKENLLGPINTGFMRIGKETLEWERTVFVAGLAGAMEFCFRKGLRYANERVQFGKPISNFYGMRDILVRNWVYIQAARRLIYWVAERKDRGIASPLESSLGKLISSEIAEDVAKDSVQLFGGYGYMKEYSVERFYRDVKLGTIGGGTSEIQRSIISSLYPGKEKFQKEFSKITNESGLSDQIQNVLFDIIVTMDGEPNRKKQQSVEFAFADVLSVFVILSLSEIDTHKSTEYYSSDEKLMDRKLLSYYLVGKYLMSFTRLSNYVPSQLETLWKYYSQLGKTIEESVHLRFGSLQDLL
- a CDS encoding HNH endonuclease, yielding MTESPSDSFFSDVSDEEIARERRKAKELKASAWWKNKRSSGICHYCGKKFKVDELTMDHLIPIIRGGKSVKANLVPACKECNFKKKHSLPFEKEFFS
- a CDS encoding AMP-dependent synthetase/ligase, which encodes MTQNYENLYQALAHVAETLPNKVSFRKRNSASEFPGISFGDLKQFVDHLTLGFIDLGVEVGDRIGFFCDATVNWLRTDMAILVSGAVVVPRGTDIVREEILYILNHSEAKYLVVQKPKDKKRIDDLIGELPHLKQIFILETDQGNLYEGENSILALATKGKEKWSQIGKQTLESRIKQTDPDSLATLIYTSGTTGNPKGVMLSQKGWITAIQNTISRLDMNSNDNAVSLLPPWHAFERAIEYAGIFLGLDFLVSNMSSLKDDLRDFRPTIFPSVPRIWESVYNGIIAKVAKEGGFKEKLFHFFLKLGSTWAHYYAMCFGFEFEIKKPNILVSLIKRTYALFILLLLSPLKLISVKIFSAIHKALGGRIRICISAGSALPSVVDGFLSAIGLKVLEGYGMTETSAVVSIRSNTKPTKGTVGIPIAGYQIRLKDDTGKIVTEVGAKGTLWIKSKQILKGYYKRPELNQVVFDSEGFFDTGDLMMISHRGELVFAGRSKDTIALIGGENVEPIPIEDKLLTSPFIDQVMVVGHDKKTLGALIVPNFEAVESKIPGISKEKAGEWNSNPKVRELYRAEISRIISRENGFKGFETVPANNFYVVPRPFDPDVEMTRTLKMKRNVISDVFSKQIEGIYQ
- a CDS encoding CBS domain-containing protein, which gives rise to MFFWIHDGRILPTAPPIPSDRVHKIHPGSKSSPISAEETESQNPQSSSFLHRSPRDVYQESAGPTEKTVYFLREIMSAPTHTLPSTETIARCLDFMLEKRIRHLPITDTHGTLVGFVSDRDILEKSKSYERDWPVSDIMTKRVLVGSMNSEIRGVTKVLLEERIGCIPVVDDDNHPIGIVTRSDLLRLLLKYPNLNIIV
- a CDS encoding MaoC family dehydratase, giving the protein MYQKGKSFLEIQIGDSASFSKTITETDVYLFAGISGDFNPLHVDEEYAKTTNFGTRIAHGGLAASLLAPVLGMKLPGLGTVALETTTKFRKPVYFGDTITCSVEVVEKVERLKAVKMKIVWTNQKSEVVSKGETLVIPPG
- a CDS encoding DUF1292 domain-containing protein, encoding MDMKDLGFQGDDFLPSRVTEEIDLVDEKGNNYQWEVFYSFSQMGNDYLVFLPSTEAEFQFVNVEIDDPDSDVPGYIVMRIGQDESGEEILEEILDDDELEEIREYVEDEIGIVGQFLNREE
- a CDS encoding sensor histidine kinase, with product MKAAGRIAFFYLLFGYIWIYFSDYAISLIFASTEDIREFQSLKGWGFVTLSAAIIFVLLVRELRRQKRVLFEKIESDQLFQVILERIEDAVIVFNLDTWKIDFLSEQVSRLFDIPTKEILTHPQLLMERVHELDRDRMTNIWMNQLKENHTGLLYRIRKLDGHINWALEHRLFIPSNEGSANKAVAVITDMTSYMENQSKLERSLKENETLLTEVHHRVKNNLAVIISFLQLQVYSSPRETADILEQSIVRIKAIALVHEKLYSSKNLSGLSSVDYITSLVENIKLMYMRTDISIELDIQKLEFNIVDAIPMGLMITEMLTNSFRHAFVGGKPDALIKIDFIVTDNFNYELKYRDNGVGFPPGLNFRKAESIGLSVIFSLCSQMNGREVECSFNPNEGVFYHFAFSPKKVIIKENSNVPKG